In the Gemmatimonas sp. genome, one interval contains:
- a CDS encoding phosphoribosylanthranilate isomerase has product MNVAAAAGPDRAVPPEVKICGLTRERDAQHAVTTGASYIGAIMAGGPRLLTMDRARAVLGPRRHDVQRVVVFGDQHPDDVIVTVQTLDLDVAQLHGAYTAASIDTIRRETGRMVWPVLRVAGTMLPDDAAALGASAGTVVLDAHVVGQLGGTGVALDWSGLRNAVGALRESVPGIRIILAGGLRPRNVIEAIRLLSPDVVDVSSGVESETGLKDPMLVEQFVAAVRSAAGMQR; this is encoded by the coding sequence GTGAACGTCGCGGCCGCCGCCGGCCCCGATCGCGCCGTCCCGCCCGAGGTCAAGATCTGCGGGCTGACACGGGAGCGTGACGCGCAGCACGCGGTGACCACCGGCGCGTCCTACATCGGTGCGATCATGGCCGGCGGTCCTCGACTGCTTACCATGGATCGCGCGCGTGCGGTGCTGGGCCCGCGTCGTCACGATGTGCAGCGGGTTGTGGTCTTCGGCGACCAGCATCCCGATGATGTAATCGTCACAGTCCAGACGCTCGATCTCGACGTCGCCCAGTTACACGGCGCGTACACCGCGGCATCGATCGACACGATTCGTCGGGAAACGGGTCGCATGGTTTGGCCGGTGCTTCGTGTCGCGGGAACGATGCTGCCCGACGATGCCGCCGCACTTGGTGCCTCCGCGGGAACGGTGGTGCTCGATGCGCATGTGGTCGGGCAGCTGGGAGGAACCGGTGTCGCTTTGGACTGGTCTGGACTGCGGAATGCCGTCGGGGCGCTTCGCGAGTCTGTACCGGGGATTCGAATCATCCTCGCTGGCGGATTGCGTCCGCGGAATGTGATCGAGGCCATCCGATTGCTTTCTCCGGACGTCGTAGACGTATCTTCAGGAGTGGAGTCCGAGACGGGTCTCAAGGACCCGATGTTGGTCGAACAGTTCGTCGCGGCCGTACGCTCGGCCGCAGGGATGCAGCGATGA